The following proteins come from a genomic window of Kocuria palustris:
- a CDS encoding ThiF family adenylyltransferase, producing the protein MGEPLSAAGLPPLVEPGPQLSPEQLRRYARNLRVPQIGELGQRRLRAATVLCVGAGALGSPALLYLAAAGVGTLAIVDDDDVELSNLQRQVIHGSEAVGRAKTASAAARIRELNPDVQVVEHRRRLDAGSALELVSGCDLVLDGSDNFATRYLVSDACEITGIPHVWASILRFDGQASVFWAQHGPTYRDLHPVPPQPGSVPSCAEAGVLGALPGMLGSTLAMEAMKLIMGTGVTLLGRLSICDALDGSWTQIPLRRAAGAAAVTHMSPFADPARDGYPGAEDSERLLAGATGTSGGGASCVASEPGPPSSDPMASDPELVTPEQLSDLLAERAAGRASFELIDVREPWEHRLERIDGAQLIPLGELLGQPDAPEIADGAAGQLDGPDDVILLCQAGVRSAQALNRLREADIVAGRTRRVRHLAGGMSSWSGAGLPTTGD; encoded by the coding sequence GTGGGTGAACCTTTGAGCGCCGCCGGCCTGCCGCCGCTGGTCGAGCCCGGCCCTCAGCTGAGTCCGGAGCAGCTGCGCCGCTACGCGCGCAACCTGCGCGTCCCGCAGATCGGCGAGCTCGGCCAGCGCCGCCTGCGCGCGGCCACGGTGCTGTGCGTAGGCGCCGGGGCGCTCGGCTCCCCGGCGCTGCTCTACCTCGCCGCCGCGGGGGTCGGGACCCTGGCGATCGTCGACGACGACGACGTGGAGCTGTCCAACCTCCAGCGCCAGGTCATCCACGGCTCCGAGGCGGTGGGGCGGGCCAAGACGGCATCTGCCGCCGCGCGGATCCGGGAGCTGAATCCGGACGTGCAGGTCGTCGAGCACCGGCGGCGCCTGGACGCCGGAAGCGCCCTGGAGCTCGTGTCCGGGTGCGATCTGGTGCTCGACGGCTCGGACAACTTCGCCACCCGCTACCTCGTCTCCGATGCCTGCGAGATCACCGGGATCCCCCATGTGTGGGCCTCGATCCTGCGGTTCGACGGCCAGGCCTCGGTGTTCTGGGCGCAGCACGGGCCCACCTACCGCGATCTGCACCCCGTGCCGCCGCAGCCCGGCTCGGTGCCCAGCTGCGCCGAGGCCGGAGTGCTCGGAGCGCTGCCGGGGATGCTCGGCTCCACCCTGGCCATGGAGGCCATGAAGCTGATCATGGGCACCGGCGTCACGCTGCTGGGGAGGCTGTCGATCTGCGACGCCCTCGACGGCAGCTGGACCCAGATCCCCCTGCGGCGAGCCGCCGGAGCCGCGGCCGTCACGCACATGTCGCCCTTCGCGGACCCGGCCCGCGACGGCTATCCGGGGGCCGAGGACTCCGAGCGGCTCCTCGCCGGAGCCACCGGGACCAGCGGGGGCGGCGCCAGCTGCGTCGCGAGCGAGCCGGGGCCTCCGTCGTCGGACCCGATGGCCTCGGATCCGGAGCTGGTGACCCCCGAGCAGCTGTCCGACCTGCTGGCCGAACGGGCGGCGGGGCGCGCGTCGTTCGAGCTGATCGACGTGCGCGAGCCCTGGGAGCACCGGCTCGAGCGGATCGACGGCGCGCAGCTCATCCCGCTGGGAGAGCTCCTCGGGCAACCCGATGCGCCGGAGATCGCCGACGGCGCGGCTGGCCAGCTGGACGGCCCGGATGACGTCATCCTCCTCTGCCAGGCCGGAGTGCGCTCAGCCCAGGCCCTCAACCGATTGCGCGAGGCGGATATCGTGGCCGGACGGACGCGGCGCGTCCGGCACCTGGCCGGAGGCATGTCGTCATGGAGCGGGGCGGGCCTGCCCACGACAGGAGACTGA
- a CDS encoding glycosyltransferase 87 family protein: MSSSARSSSAAAQAADRAAPAPRSGDGPAWGRALAWIALVAVLAWAVKLVIEGSLDLMVYNMGAQWVAHPATRAQPLYDLEFPVPWGGPDTLPFTYPPFAALLFGLLAWIPFDLTRFLLLALDIIGAVVLGRGLLAVAERRGRPLPWTRALGSSASLALITALILFCGPWIRTISLGQVNILLFALIFLDLVRRTDGTGSRLENAVAFIPRGVLIGIAAGIKLTPLAFGLIFLMGKNFKAILAMGVTFAATVGLGFLVLYQDSIQFWTDAVSSSDRVGSIKYIDNTALTGVLIKTGVQADAVDPIRYVLVLIMLIAVAVALPLLLRRGMTLSAISMNALVMLFMSPISWSHHQVYYPVIAVALFTEAFPHVLRGGFRLPAQIMAWIWLVGAYIGPMRGLWIVDLFGVHLHAAETIWVIPYLVLFVLLLTWSAAVVVAARRDRRAGSGTPAPAA; the protein is encoded by the coding sequence TTGTCTTCCTCTGCCCGCTCCAGCTCCGCCGCCGCGCAGGCCGCAGATCGCGCAGCGCCCGCGCCTCGCTCGGGCGACGGCCCCGCGTGGGGCAGGGCCCTCGCCTGGATCGCCCTGGTCGCCGTGCTGGCCTGGGCCGTCAAGCTCGTGATCGAGGGGTCTCTGGACCTCATGGTCTACAACATGGGTGCGCAGTGGGTCGCCCACCCCGCGACCCGGGCGCAGCCGCTGTACGACCTCGAGTTCCCCGTCCCGTGGGGCGGCCCGGACACGCTGCCGTTCACCTACCCGCCGTTCGCCGCCCTGCTGTTCGGGCTGCTGGCCTGGATCCCGTTCGACCTCACGCGCTTCCTGCTGCTGGCTCTGGACATCATCGGTGCCGTCGTGCTGGGCCGCGGCCTGCTGGCCGTCGCCGAGCGGCGCGGCCGTCCGCTGCCGTGGACGCGGGCGCTGGGCTCGTCGGCGTCGCTGGCCCTGATCACCGCGCTGATCCTGTTCTGCGGCCCCTGGATCCGCACGATCTCGCTGGGGCAGGTCAACATCCTGCTCTTCGCGCTGATCTTCCTGGATCTGGTGCGCCGCACCGACGGCACCGGCTCGCGGCTCGAGAACGCCGTGGCCTTCATCCCGCGCGGCGTGCTGATCGGCATCGCCGCCGGCATCAAGCTGACCCCGCTGGCCTTCGGCCTCATCTTCCTCATGGGGAAGAACTTCAAGGCGATCCTGGCCATGGGCGTCACGTTCGCCGCGACCGTCGGGCTGGGCTTCCTGGTCCTGTACCAGGACTCGATCCAGTTCTGGACCGACGCCGTCTCGTCGTCCGACCGCGTGGGCTCGATCAAGTACATCGACAACACCGCCCTGACCGGCGTGCTGATCAAGACCGGCGTCCAGGCCGATGCGGTGGACCCGATCCGCTACGTGCTGGTGCTGATCATGCTGATCGCGGTGGCCGTGGCGCTGCCACTGCTGCTGCGCCGCGGGATGACGCTGTCGGCGATCTCCATGAACGCGCTGGTCATGCTGTTCATGTCGCCGATCTCCTGGTCGCACCACCAGGTCTACTACCCGGTGATCGCAGTAGCGCTGTTCACCGAGGCCTTCCCGCACGTTCTGCGCGGGGGCTTCCGGCTGCCAGCGCAGATCATGGCGTGGATCTGGCTCGTGGGCGCCTACATCGGGCCCATGCGCGGGCTGTGGATCGTGGACCTGTTCGGCGTGCACCTGCATGCCGCGGAGACGATCTGGGTCATCCCCTACCTGGTGCTCTTCGTCCTGCTGCTGACCTGGTCCGCGGCCGTCGTCGTCGCTGCCCGACGCGATCGCCGCGCGGGGTCCGGCACCCCGGCCCCCGCTGCCTGA
- a CDS encoding HPr family phosphocarrier protein: protein MPSKKVIVGSAVGLHARPAAIISEAAGEYDDEILIGLVNDPDEEPADASSSLLIMALGAEKGTEVEVSSDNAEAVEKIAGLIEQDLDAS, encoded by the coding sequence ATGCCCAGCAAGAAGGTCATCGTCGGCTCGGCCGTCGGACTGCACGCCCGTCCCGCAGCCATCATCTCCGAGGCCGCCGGGGAGTACGACGACGAGATCCTGATCGGTCTCGTCAACGACCCGGACGAGGAGCCGGCGGACGCGTCGTCGTCGTTGCTGATCATGGCCCTGGGTGCCGAGAAGGGCACCGAGGTCGAGGTCTCCTCGGACAACGCCGAGGCCGTCGAGAAGATCGCCGGGCTCATCGAGCAGGATCTCGACGCCAGCTGA
- a CDS encoding PTS fructose transporter subunit IIABC, producing the protein MSENAPLITADLVSLDQDLGSEKTKVITKLAGIVAATGRADSAKGLAGDALAREQQSATGQPGGIGIPHCRSAHVQTTSLAFARLPKPVDFGAKDGPADLIFLIAAADGEGQAHLKLLSKLARAMARKTFLASLREAQSAEEVVAIVEEVLAPKPKPATDQLEAAPAPSGSTATGSSDAQYGGAAAGAAAGAGAAGAAAADDGARAAPAKRHLVAVTSCPTGIAHTYMAAEALEQKAAEMGHELVVETQGSSGGTPLTQEQIDAADAVVFAVGVGVRDRERFAGKPGVEAGVNVGVSDPEGLITKALAAADDPNGHRIAGGGGSGGESAGAGQGGTSWPRRIQQALMTGVSYMIPFVSAGGLLVAISFLMGDAGIANVSADIVANSSLANLPSAADYSDAAIRGDGLLLYLAAVLSVVGGLAMTFLVPALSGYIAYALAGRPGIAPGFVGGAIAVALNAGFIGGLVTGLIAGLIAMWIASIKVPRWLAGLMPVVIIPLVTTLIVGLLMYLLLGAPLAALMTALQNGLSSMSGSSAVLLGVIIGLMMCFDLGGPVNKAAYLFGTAGLSAGGEANQMIMAAVMASGMVPPLALALSTTVRGKLYSEAERENGRSAWLLGAAFISEGAIPFAAADPLRVIPSMMAGGAVTGGLIAALNVTQNAPHGGIFVIGTIGNPVGFLIALVAGVVVSAVIVTVLKSQRQRALMARAQRDAESADAPTAQTAAA; encoded by the coding sequence ATGTCAGAGAACGCACCGCTGATCACAGCTGACCTGGTCTCGCTCGACCAGGATCTCGGCTCCGAGAAGACCAAGGTCATCACCAAGCTGGCCGGGATCGTCGCCGCCACGGGCCGGGCGGACTCCGCCAAGGGCCTGGCCGGCGACGCCCTGGCTCGCGAGCAGCAATCCGCGACCGGCCAGCCCGGCGGCATCGGCATCCCGCACTGCCGCTCGGCGCACGTGCAGACCACGTCGCTGGCCTTCGCCCGCCTGCCCAAGCCCGTGGACTTCGGCGCCAAGGACGGCCCGGCCGATCTGATCTTCCTGATCGCCGCCGCCGACGGCGAGGGCCAGGCGCACCTGAAGCTGCTGTCCAAGCTGGCTCGGGCCATGGCCCGCAAGACCTTCCTAGCCTCCCTGCGGGAGGCCCAGTCAGCCGAGGAGGTCGTGGCGATCGTCGAGGAGGTCCTGGCCCCCAAGCCCAAGCCGGCCACGGATCAGCTCGAGGCCGCTCCGGCACCGAGCGGCAGCACCGCCACCGGGTCCTCCGATGCCCAGTACGGGGGCGCCGCAGCGGGCGCCGCAGCCGGAGCAGGTGCGGCGGGCGCGGCAGCGGCCGACGACGGGGCCCGAGCGGCCCCCGCCAAGCGCCACCTCGTGGCCGTGACGTCGTGCCCCACGGGCATCGCGCACACCTACATGGCGGCCGAGGCGCTCGAGCAGAAGGCCGCGGAGATGGGCCACGAGCTCGTCGTGGAGACCCAGGGCTCCTCCGGCGGCACGCCGCTGACGCAGGAGCAGATCGATGCGGCGGATGCCGTCGTCTTCGCCGTGGGCGTGGGCGTGCGCGACCGCGAGCGCTTCGCCGGCAAGCCGGGCGTGGAGGCCGGCGTGAACGTGGGCGTCTCGGATCCCGAGGGCCTGATCACCAAGGCGCTGGCCGCGGCCGATGACCCCAATGGGCACCGGATCGCCGGCGGCGGCGGCTCGGGCGGCGAGTCCGCTGGCGCGGGCCAGGGCGGCACGAGCTGGCCGAGGCGCATCCAGCAGGCGCTGATGACCGGCGTGTCCTACATGATCCCGTTCGTCTCCGCGGGCGGTCTGCTGGTCGCGATCAGCTTCCTCATGGGCGACGCCGGCATCGCCAACGTGTCCGCCGACATCGTCGCGAACAGCAGTCTCGCCAATCTGCCTAGCGCAGCCGACTACTCGGACGCCGCCATCCGCGGCGACGGTCTGCTGCTCTATCTGGCGGCCGTGCTCAGCGTCGTCGGCGGTCTGGCCATGACGTTCCTGGTCCCGGCGCTGTCGGGCTACATCGCCTACGCCCTGGCCGGTCGCCCCGGCATCGCCCCGGGCTTCGTGGGCGGCGCGATCGCCGTGGCCCTGAACGCCGGCTTCATCGGCGGCCTGGTCACCGGCCTGATCGCCGGTCTGATCGCCATGTGGATCGCCTCGATCAAGGTGCCGCGCTGGCTGGCCGGGCTCATGCCCGTGGTCATCATCCCGCTGGTCACCACGCTGATCGTGGGCCTGCTGATGTACCTGCTGCTCGGCGCCCCGCTGGCCGCGCTCATGACGGCCCTGCAGAACGGGCTGTCGTCGATGTCCGGCTCCTCCGCGGTGCTGCTCGGCGTGATCATCGGCCTGATGATGTGCTTCGACCTCGGCGGGCCGGTCAACAAGGCCGCCTACCTCTTCGGCACCGCGGGCCTGTCCGCCGGCGGCGAGGCGAACCAGATGATCATGGCCGCTGTCATGGCCTCCGGCATGGTGCCGCCGCTGGCGCTGGCCCTGTCCACCACGGTGCGCGGCAAGCTCTACAGCGAGGCCGAGCGCGAGAACGGCCGCTCCGCGTGGCTGCTCGGCGCGGCCTTCATCTCCGAGGGCGCCATCCCGTTCGCCGCGGCCGACCCGCTGCGCGTCATTCCGTCGATGATGGCGGGCGGTGCCGTGACCGGCGGACTCATCGCGGCGCTGAACGTCACGCAGAACGCCCCGCACGGCGGCATCTTCGTCATCGGCACGATCGGCAACCCGGTAGGCTTCCTGATCGCGCTGGTCGCCGGTGTGGTGGTCTCCGCGGTGATCGTCACGGTGCTGAAGAGCCAGCGCCAGCGCGCGCTGATGGCCCGCGCCCAGCGCGACGCCGAGTCCGCAGATGCGCCCACGGCGCAGACAGCCGCGGCCTGA
- a CDS encoding 1-phosphofructokinase family hexose kinase, translating into MIVTFTASPSIDRTAALTAPLERGGVNRIASVDDGPGGKGINVSRALALAGAPTLAVLPASSGDPLLSALAQADVAHRAVDLPGRVRTNITLTEPDGTTTKINEPGALLDDDAQLACLAAVRDAVSPGDWVALCGSLPPGPSEDWYAQLITQLRGSGVQIAVDTSDAPLVALSERLETAAPDILKPNGLELGQLVGDDGLAIEAAADDGDFLPAARAARRLVERGVREVLATLGGAGAVLVTAEGAWSATPPPITPVSTVGAGDSSLSGLLIAHTEGLAPAERLRRAVAYGSGATALPGTGVPSPEQIDLDGTTVSELPLD; encoded by the coding sequence ATGATCGTCACCTTCACCGCCAGCCCCAGCATCGACCGCACCGCCGCCCTGACCGCCCCGCTGGAGCGCGGCGGCGTCAACCGCATCGCGTCCGTGGACGACGGCCCCGGCGGCAAGGGCATCAACGTCTCCCGCGCCCTGGCCCTGGCGGGCGCACCCACCCTGGCCGTACTGCCCGCATCCAGCGGCGACCCGCTGCTGTCGGCCCTCGCCCAGGCGGACGTGGCCCACCGTGCGGTGGACCTGCCCGGACGCGTGCGCACCAACATCACCCTGACCGAGCCCGACGGCACCACCACCAAGATCAACGAGCCCGGGGCGCTGCTGGATGACGATGCCCAGCTGGCCTGCCTGGCCGCGGTCCGCGACGCCGTCTCGCCCGGCGACTGGGTGGCCCTGTGCGGCTCGCTGCCCCCGGGCCCGTCGGAGGACTGGTACGCACAGCTGATCACGCAGCTGCGCGGCAGCGGTGTGCAGATCGCCGTGGACACCTCGGACGCCCCGCTCGTGGCGCTGTCCGAGCGCCTCGAGACCGCAGCTCCGGACATCCTCAAGCCGAACGGGCTCGAGCTCGGCCAGCTCGTGGGCGATGACGGCCTGGCCATCGAGGCCGCCGCCGACGACGGCGACTTCCTGCCCGCCGCGCGTGCGGCCCGGCGGCTCGTGGAGCGCGGGGTCCGGGAGGTGCTGGCCACCCTCGGCGGTGCCGGGGCCGTGCTGGTCACCGCCGAGGGCGCCTGGTCCGCGACTCCCCCGCCCATCACACCGGTCTCCACCGTGGGCGCCGGCGACTCGTCGCTGTCCGGGCTGCTGATCGCCCACACGGAGGGCCTGGCCCCGGCCGAGCGGCTGCGCCGCGCGGTGGCCTACGGCTCCGGCGCCACCGCGCTGCCCGGCACCGGCGTCCCCTCCCCCGAGCAGATCGACCTCGACGGCACCACGGTGTCCGAGCTGCCGCTCGACTGA
- a CDS encoding DeoR/GlpR family DNA-binding transcription regulator, translating into MNITEQPLSGDAAGSDPDTGQGLFAPERRQAISQQAAVQGRVSVAELAVQFSVAPETIRRDLDVLERQGRIQRVHGGAIPPLGRNGREAAVDDRRATRIGAKAAIARAAMGHLPPAHGSVLLDGGSTTGCLAAAMSAAAREGALEPVTVVTNSPSAGVELSHARDVEVLLLGGRLRPVTETVVGAQTNALLSSISADVAFLGSNGLSAVLGLTTPDAEEAAAKRLIAARSQRVIALVDSTKFGAEHLCTFADLSAIDVLITDAVPPSSLAEALNRAEIEVVIA; encoded by the coding sequence ATGAACATCACAGAGCAGCCTCTCTCGGGGGACGCGGCGGGCTCGGATCCGGACACCGGGCAGGGCCTCTTCGCGCCCGAGCGGCGGCAGGCCATCTCGCAGCAGGCCGCCGTCCAGGGGCGCGTCTCCGTGGCGGAGCTGGCAGTCCAGTTCTCGGTCGCCCCGGAGACCATCCGCCGCGACCTCGACGTCCTGGAGCGGCAGGGCCGCATCCAGCGCGTGCACGGCGGTGCCATCCCGCCGCTGGGGCGCAACGGCCGCGAGGCCGCCGTCGATGACCGCAGAGCCACCCGGATCGGGGCCAAGGCCGCGATCGCCCGGGCCGCCATGGGCCATCTTCCGCCGGCGCACGGCTCGGTACTGCTCGACGGCGGCAGCACCACCGGCTGCCTCGCCGCCGCCATGTCCGCCGCAGCGCGGGAGGGGGCCCTCGAGCCCGTCACGGTCGTGACGAACTCCCCCAGCGCCGGCGTGGAGCTCTCCCACGCCCGCGATGTCGAGGTCCTCCTGCTGGGCGGACGACTCCGCCCGGTCACGGAGACGGTCGTGGGAGCCCAGACCAATGCCCTGCTGAGCTCGATCTCCGCGGACGTCGCCTTCCTGGGCTCCAACGGCCTGTCCGCCGTGCTCGGACTGACCACCCCGGACGCCGAGGAGGCCGCCGCCAAGCGCCTGATCGCCGCCCGCTCCCAGCGCGTGATCGCGCTGGTCGACTCCACCAAGTTCGGCGCCGAGCACCTGTGCACGTTCGCCGACCTCAGCGCGATCGACGTCCTCATCACGGACGCCGTCCCGCCCAGCTCCCTTGCCGAAGCCCTGAACCGAGCAGAGATCGAGGTCGTGATCGCATGA
- the ptsP gene encoding phosphoenolpyruvate--protein phosphotransferase, producing MSEDARLNTAAAAAPQADLTGIGVVAGVAARPAMWVRPRPALPTDGPEIPESDRESQKERFDIAAATVAGRLDARAQRAEGHAAEVLGATAALVTDKGWRRAVGKQIDSGASAELAAARATDTFVAKFEKIGGLMAERTTDLKDIRDRVIAELRGEPEPGVPDPAEPIILLADDLAPADTAGLKPELVQGIVTELGGKTSHTAIIARQFGIPCVVGAGSALRQIEDGQLILVDGESGVIELEPEADSAASRAAESAETLARIRTWTGPAVSADGTRIQLLANVQDGAGARTAVATGLPEGVGLFRTELSFLNATAEPSVAEQTALYREVFDAFDGFKVVVRTLDAGSDKPLAFATMPDEPNPSLGVRGVRIAFEDDGVLTRQLDAIAAAAEGSGAEPWVMAPMIATVDEAKWFGDLCRERDLKPGVMIEVPSAALLADQLIEHVDFFSIGTNDLTQYAMAADRMASGLAQLTDPWQPAVLKLVQMAAQAGQRAGKPVGVCGEAAADPLLACVLIGLGITSLSAAAPALAAVGVKLGEATDEQMKRAAEAAVQAPSPEAACEAASAALSDARA from the coding sequence ATGTCCGAAGATGCCCGTTTGAACACTGCCGCCGCTGCTGCCCCGCAGGCCGACCTGACGGGCATCGGCGTCGTAGCCGGCGTCGCGGCTCGTCCCGCCATGTGGGTCCGGCCCCGCCCGGCCCTGCCGACCGACGGGCCGGAGATCCCGGAGTCGGATCGCGAGTCGCAGAAGGAGCGCTTCGACATCGCCGCCGCCACCGTCGCCGGACGCCTGGACGCCCGCGCGCAGCGTGCGGAGGGCCACGCGGCCGAGGTCCTCGGCGCCACCGCCGCGCTCGTCACGGACAAGGGCTGGCGCCGCGCCGTCGGCAAGCAGATCGACTCCGGCGCCTCCGCCGAGCTCGCCGCGGCGCGGGCCACGGACACCTTCGTGGCCAAGTTCGAGAAGATCGGCGGCCTCATGGCCGAGCGCACGACGGATCTGAAGGACATCCGCGACCGCGTCATCGCCGAGCTGCGCGGGGAGCCGGAGCCCGGCGTCCCGGATCCGGCCGAGCCGATCATCCTGCTGGCCGACGACCTCGCCCCCGCGGACACCGCGGGGCTCAAGCCCGAGCTCGTGCAGGGCATCGTCACCGAGCTCGGCGGCAAGACCAGCCACACCGCCATCATCGCCCGCCAGTTCGGCATCCCCTGCGTGGTGGGTGCAGGCTCCGCGCTGCGTCAGATCGAGGACGGCCAGCTGATCCTGGTCGACGGCGAGTCCGGTGTGATCGAGCTCGAGCCGGAGGCCGATTCCGCCGCCTCCCGGGCCGCCGAGTCCGCCGAGACGCTGGCGCGCATCCGCACCTGGACCGGCCCCGCCGTCTCCGCCGACGGCACCCGCATCCAGCTGCTGGCCAACGTCCAGGACGGAGCGGGCGCCCGCACCGCCGTGGCCACCGGCCTGCCGGAGGGTGTGGGCCTCTTCCGCACCGAGCTGTCCTTCCTCAACGCCACGGCCGAGCCCTCCGTGGCCGAGCAGACCGCCCTCTACCGCGAGGTTTTCGACGCCTTCGACGGCTTCAAGGTGGTCGTGCGCACCCTCGACGCCGGCTCGGACAAGCCCCTGGCCTTCGCGACCATGCCGGATGAGCCCAACCCGTCGCTGGGCGTGCGCGGCGTGCGCATCGCCTTCGAGGACGACGGCGTGCTGACCCGTCAGCTCGACGCCATCGCCGCTGCGGCCGAGGGATCCGGGGCGGAGCCCTGGGTCATGGCCCCCATGATCGCCACGGTCGATGAGGCCAAGTGGTTCGGCGATCTGTGCCGCGAGCGCGACCTCAAGCCCGGCGTCATGATCGAGGTCCCGTCGGCCGCTCTGCTGGCCGATCAGCTGATCGAGCACGTCGACTTCTTCTCGATCGGCACGAACGACCTCACCCAGTACGCCATGGCCGCCGACCGCATGGCCTCGGGTCTGGCCCAGCTCACGGATCCCTGGCAGCCCGCCGTGCTCAAGCTCGTGCAGATGGCCGCGCAGGCGGGCCAGCGCGCCGGCAAGCCCGTGGGAGTGTGCGGAGAGGCCGCAGCCGACCCGCTGCTGGCCTGCGTGCTGATCGGCCTGGGCATCACCTCGCTGTCCGCGGCCGCCCCGGCTCTGGCAGCCGTCGGCGTGAAGCTCGGCGAGGCCACGGACGAGCAGATGAAGCGCGCCGCGGAGGCCGCCGTGCAGGCCCCGTCGCCGGAGGCCGCCTGCGAGGCCGCCTCGGCCGCGCTGTCCGACGCTCGGGCCTGA
- a CDS encoding glutamine amidotransferase, which produces MKPFLLISTRPEDSIAEEELDTFLRFTGLEPDQLRQLRLEKGPEVARELQDLDLDEISGIFVGGSPFTTSTPQEEKTEVQVRVEKDLGELLDRVMDRGTPFFGACYGVGTLGVHQGGVVDGTYAEGVGPIRITVTDEGSRDVLLEGMPETFWGYVGHQEAVRALPSNAVLLATGEECPVQMFRIGERAWATQFHPELDDTALLSRIDAYKHHGYFRPEDAEEVRRRVIDGPQADQPRRLLARFAEVFAR; this is translated from the coding sequence GTGAAGCCGTTCCTGCTGATCTCCACCCGGCCGGAGGACTCGATCGCCGAGGAGGAGCTCGATACCTTCCTGCGCTTCACGGGGCTGGAGCCGGATCAGCTGCGCCAGCTGCGCCTGGAGAAGGGTCCGGAGGTCGCCCGCGAGCTGCAGGATCTGGACCTGGACGAGATCTCCGGGATCTTCGTGGGCGGCTCGCCGTTCACCACCTCCACGCCGCAGGAGGAGAAGACCGAGGTGCAGGTCCGTGTGGAGAAGGACCTCGGCGAGCTGCTCGACCGCGTCATGGACCGCGGCACCCCCTTCTTCGGGGCCTGCTACGGCGTGGGCACGCTCGGCGTGCATCAGGGCGGGGTCGTGGACGGCACCTACGCCGAGGGCGTGGGTCCCATCCGGATCACCGTGACCGACGAAGGCTCCCGGGACGTCCTGCTCGAGGGGATGCCGGAGACCTTCTGGGGGTACGTGGGGCACCAGGAGGCCGTGCGCGCTCTGCCGTCCAATGCCGTGCTGCTGGCCACGGGGGAGGAGTGCCCGGTGCAGATGTTCCGCATCGGCGAGCGGGCCTGGGCCACGCAGTTCCATCCGGAGCTCGACGACACCGCGCTGCTGAGCCGGATCGATGCCTACAAGCACCATGGGTACTTCCGTCCGGAGGACGCCGAGGAGGTGCGCCGTCGCGTGATCGACGGCCCCCAGGCCGATCAGCCGCGGCGCCTGCTGGCTCGCTTCGCGGAGGTCTTCGCCCGCTGA
- a CDS encoding CPBP family intramembrane glutamic endopeptidase, producing the protein MSTAASAQSSPTASPSEPVPWGGAAAPGPVGGPPARGTGAPSGTRRLPLGAEVRDLPYHRLGLADHRHRPWAPLIEGALSGGIYLGASIFFTVALLLGMLVFRPELTDTFMTGDPNQMNMADPWLLVLLFGSVAIWLPIALFARWVMRPRPTGLIWSVTGWIRWKYLFITLGVAAAIYLVIQVGLSLLLSALAPQEQGLEFEPQPWWWLSLILMLLIVPIQCTAEEVVFRGYLAQMLGRWLRHPLFAILLPVPLFMLGHLYDIWGQLSVGMMALVAGWVVWRTGGLEAAIALHVVNNIFASLTVLFVPFDPEAQAESVGWFGFLVTAVMQVSFGLLAIWIAKRSGLAVTRRSAVWPARARRDWERFTGLDAAGVRELPAAAEIADMLGAWRAGGQAGPGATSWQAGPAVPVGRPGAPVPGQPEQPAPMGPPAAPPRP; encoded by the coding sequence ATGAGCACCGCCGCCTCCGCCCAGTCGTCGCCCACGGCTTCCCCTTCTGAGCCCGTGCCCTGGGGCGGTGCCGCAGCGCCGGGGCCCGTCGGCGGTCCTCCCGCGCGCGGGACCGGGGCTCCCTCCGGGACGCGACGTCTTCCGCTGGGCGCGGAGGTCCGCGACCTGCCCTATCACCGGCTCGGCCTCGCCGACCACCGGCATCGCCCGTGGGCCCCGCTGATCGAGGGCGCGCTGAGCGGCGGGATATATCTCGGGGCGAGCATCTTCTTCACCGTTGCGCTCCTGCTGGGCATGCTCGTCTTCCGCCCCGAGCTCACGGACACGTTCATGACGGGCGATCCCAACCAGATGAACATGGCGGATCCGTGGCTGCTCGTGCTGCTGTTCGGATCGGTCGCGATCTGGCTGCCCATCGCGCTGTTCGCCCGCTGGGTCATGCGGCCTCGGCCGACGGGACTGATCTGGTCGGTGACCGGATGGATCCGCTGGAAGTACCTCTTCATCACCCTGGGCGTGGCCGCCGCGATCTACCTGGTGATCCAGGTGGGGCTCAGCCTGCTGCTGAGCGCGCTGGCCCCGCAGGAGCAGGGCCTCGAGTTCGAGCCGCAGCCGTGGTGGTGGCTGAGCCTGATCCTGATGCTGCTGATCGTGCCCATCCAGTGCACCGCTGAAGAGGTCGTGTTCCGCGGCTACCTGGCGCAGATGCTGGGACGCTGGCTGCGTCACCCCCTGTTCGCGATCCTGCTGCCCGTCCCGCTGTTCATGCTCGGGCACCTCTACGACATCTGGGGTCAGCTCTCCGTCGGCATGATGGCGCTCGTGGCCGGCTGGGTCGTCTGGCGCACCGGCGGGCTCGAGGCCGCCATCGCTCTGCACGTCGTCAACAACATCTTCGCCTCCTTGACGGTGCTGTTCGTGCCGTTCGACCCGGAGGCGCAGGCAGAGTCCGTGGGCTGGTTCGGCTTCCTCGTCACGGCGGTCATGCAGGTGTCCTTCGGCCTCCTGGCGATCTGGATCGCCAAGCGAAGCGGCCTGGCCGTGACCCGACGCAGCGCCGTGTGGCCGGCCCGCGCCCGCCGCGACTGGGAGCGCTTCACGGGGCTCGACGCCGCCGGGGTGCGCGAGCTGCCCGCAGCTGCGGAGATCGCGGACATGCTCGGCGCCTGGCGTGCCGGTGGTCAGGCCGGTCCGGGCGCGACCTCCTGGCAGGCGGGCCCGGCCGTTCCCGTCGGACGGCCCGGAGCGCCCGTCCCCGGGCAGCCGGAGCAGCCCGCCCCCATGGGGCCCCCGGCGGCTCCGCCGCGCCCCTAG